A part of Terriglobus roseus genomic DNA contains:
- a CDS encoding RidA family protein: MGREYFTQNPQYPFADAVLVDGHALYLSGRIGLLPGTTQTPSTAEEEARLVLDDIQKVLALAGMKMEHLVQLQVFCSDVSLWETFNAVYRTYFTGPLPPRAFLGSGTLLFNARFELIGIAVKDN; the protein is encoded by the coding sequence ATGGGCCGCGAATACTTCACACAGAATCCTCAATATCCGTTTGCCGATGCCGTTCTGGTGGACGGCCACGCGCTGTATCTTTCGGGACGTATCGGGCTTCTGCCTGGTACCACGCAGACTCCCTCCACTGCCGAAGAAGAAGCGCGCCTCGTCCTGGACGACATACAAAAGGTGCTCGCCCTCGCTGGCATGAAGATGGAGCATCTTGTTCAGTTGCAGGTGTTCTGTAGCGATGTCAGTCTATGGGAAACATTCAACGCGGTGTATCGGACTTACTTCACAGGACCACTTCCGCCGCGCGCATTTCTCGGTTCTGGAACACTACTTTTCAACGCCCGTTTTGAATTGATCGGCATTGCTGTAAAAGATAACTAG
- the rpsU gene encoding 30S ribosomal protein S21 has protein sequence MAEVRLQEGEPLENALRRFKRKVQQEDIIKEVKRHSFYLKPGEKKRVKEALARKRNRKKVRKEQD, from the coding sequence ATGGCAGAAGTACGTCTCCAAGAGGGCGAACCCCTTGAGAATGCACTGCGCCGCTTCAAGCGGAAGGTTCAGCAGGAAGACATCATCAAGGAAGTCAAGCGCCACTCCTTCTACCTGAAGCCCGGCGAAAAGAAGCGCGTCAAGGAAGCATTGGCACGCAAGCGGAATCGCAAGAAGGTTCGTAAGGAACAGGACTAG
- a CDS encoding AsmA family protein, with protein MENEETLHDDHHPLWTPTIRRRLTFVLIGALVVVLLVVLPPYISISRYQRRVASAMSEALGRPVRIDNIQLHLLPLPGLTLSNFVVSETPEFGSEPILRANTVEARLRLASLWRRRIEVSRISLDSPSINLVRNPETGRWNLQRIVTQASQITSAPTTQAKASEAPRFPYIEATDARLNIKNGDVKLPFSLKETEFALWLPEPDQWQLRLSGRPSRTDTDASDVGLVKVEATLGRGADLSSANIDLSAAWKPTPMGEATKLFAGGDQGWRGEASASATLKGTLNTARLNADLHLLSLHRADFAPEQTAQINAHCEAATTGLLRSLHDLRCAVPTKEDTSFLAAIDFLRSEPAPLSAHDKPDAAAKPGVFLLRGEIPDTFSFSTASMQASLKDASPNYALAWIRLFSRRIPSNLSIAGSLDLTAWKEDTGPESSRWGTTVVCACTVPAQKEDAATTNHTWNVVLTNVGTGNNSTLPDTVLTLTAYQTEHAAQATPEAAVPHVAEGHSVTGTLDRNRYKLTFASADVAHLAARYFPPLGDAMPTDTPEGSQLLTERNWTGTPVWTATAPVPAAKSKPRHRR; from the coding sequence ATGGAGAACGAAGAAACTCTGCACGACGACCATCACCCACTGTGGACACCCACCATCCGCCGCCGCCTCACTTTCGTTCTGATTGGGGCTCTGGTGGTGGTGCTGTTGGTCGTTCTGCCGCCGTACATCAGCATTAGCCGGTATCAGCGGCGCGTGGCCTCGGCCATGTCTGAGGCGCTGGGACGGCCCGTTCGCATCGACAACATTCAGCTTCATCTGTTGCCGTTACCGGGACTGACACTTTCAAACTTTGTGGTCAGCGAGACACCGGAGTTTGGCTCCGAGCCGATCCTTCGCGCGAACACCGTGGAAGCGCGGCTGCGTCTAGCATCGCTGTGGCGCCGACGCATTGAAGTGTCGCGCATCTCGCTGGATTCGCCTTCGATCAATCTGGTGCGTAATCCGGAGACCGGCCGATGGAACCTGCAGCGCATCGTCACGCAGGCTTCGCAGATCACGTCTGCTCCGACTACGCAGGCAAAGGCCAGCGAAGCTCCACGCTTTCCTTATATTGAAGCGACCGATGCCCGCTTGAACATTAAAAACGGCGATGTAAAGCTGCCATTTTCGCTAAAGGAAACAGAGTTTGCGCTGTGGCTGCCGGAGCCGGATCAATGGCAACTTCGTCTTTCGGGACGTCCTTCGCGCACCGACACCGACGCATCGGACGTAGGTCTGGTAAAGGTGGAAGCCACCCTGGGCCGCGGTGCGGACCTCTCCTCGGCCAACATTGATCTCAGCGCCGCATGGAAGCCCACTCCCATGGGCGAGGCCACGAAACTGTTTGCCGGCGGCGATCAGGGATGGCGGGGCGAAGCCTCTGCTTCGGCCACGTTGAAGGGCACGCTGAACACGGCACGCCTGAATGCGGATTTGCATCTGCTCTCGCTGCATCGCGCGGACTTCGCACCGGAACAGACCGCACAGATCAACGCACACTGCGAAGCCGCCACCACGGGCCTGCTGCGCAGCCTGCACGACCTCCGTTGCGCTGTGCCCACCAAGGAAGACACGTCGTTCCTTGCAGCGATTGATTTCCTTCGCAGCGAGCCCGCACCGCTCAGCGCGCATGACAAGCCGGATGCCGCAGCCAAACCCGGCGTCTTCCTGTTGCGCGGCGAGATTCCGGACACCTTCTCGTTCAGCACAGCCTCCATGCAAGCGTCGCTGAAGGATGCTTCTCCCAACTACGCTTTGGCCTGGATACGCCTATTCTCACGTCGCATTCCGAGCAATCTCAGCATTGCCGGATCACTCGATCTGACGGCGTGGAAGGAAGATACCGGTCCGGAAAGCAGCCGTTGGGGAACAACCGTGGTCTGCGCCTGCACCGTGCCCGCTCAAAAAGAAGACGCTGCCACCACTAACCACACATGGAATGTGGTACTTACAAACGTGGGAACGGGAAATAACAGCACACTGCCGGATACGGTGCTGACACTAACCGCGTATCAAACAGAACATGCCGCACAGGCCACACCGGAAGCCGCTGTGCCGCATGTGGCTGAAGGACATAGCGTTACCGGCACGCTGGACCGCAATCGCTACAAGCTGACATTTGCATCGGCAGATGTGGCGCATCTGGCAGCCCGTTACTTCCCGCCACTAGGCGATGCCATGCCTACGGACACTCCCGAGGGTAGCCAGCTTTTGACGGAGCGTAACTGGACGGGAACGCCTGTCTGGACAGCGACCGCCCCTGTGCCTGCAGCCAAATCGAAGCCTCGGCATCGCCGTTAG
- a CDS encoding aminotransferase class V-fold PLP-dependent enzyme: protein MKNAGAALLTARATSASATISMTPSTLLPARDAFVTPQYGVYINNARIHPMSISTRVAVDAYLDSKGTMAVKQTSTTSPISLVAKESFAKLINATPDEIAYVNSTSTGENLVVSALGLMHPAASGPKPNIVTDALHFEGSLYLYTELQKRGVDVRIVKATTNDAGAWIVDSIEFEKAVDKNTRLIAVSLVSWINGFTHNPKWLADLAHAHGAKLFLDAVQGAGCMPIDVKASGVDFLASASYKWLMGDFGIGFLYARADVLPTLQRPLMSFRQFGDMEYHALPGDKPGPYPATFDQLQNAAGYFETGTYANPVIAALSASLPWILQLGVPNIQHHAHTLNGILRAELPKLGYACITPEDAGASIIAFHVKDDEATNRKLKASKVDISLYPGRMRIAPSVYNNEADIHTLLNALE from the coding sequence ATGAAGAATGCAGGCGCGGCATTGCTGACAGCCCGCGCAACGTCCGCCAGTGCGACCATCTCCATGACGCCCTCTACTCTTCTGCCAGCACGCGATGCCTTCGTCACGCCGCAATACGGTGTGTACATCAACAACGCACGCATCCACCCCATGAGCATCAGCACCCGTGTCGCGGTCGACGCCTATCTCGATAGCAAGGGCACCATGGCTGTGAAGCAGACCAGCACCACCAGCCCTATTTCGTTGGTTGCAAAGGAAAGCTTCGCCAAGCTCATCAACGCCACACCGGATGAAATCGCTTACGTGAATAGCACCAGCACGGGCGAAAACCTCGTTGTCAGCGCGCTGGGACTCATGCACCCCGCTGCGAGTGGTCCAAAGCCAAACATTGTCACAGACGCTCTCCATTTTGAAGGTTCCTTATACCTCTACACAGAGCTGCAAAAGCGAGGCGTGGACGTACGCATCGTGAAGGCCACAACCAATGATGCCGGTGCATGGATCGTAGACAGCATTGAATTCGAAAAAGCAGTCGACAAGAACACGCGACTCATCGCGGTATCACTTGTCTCATGGATTAACGGCTTCACGCACAATCCCAAGTGGCTCGCCGATCTCGCACACGCACATGGTGCCAAGCTGTTTCTGGACGCAGTACAAGGCGCAGGCTGCATGCCCATTGATGTGAAGGCAAGCGGCGTCGACTTCCTTGCCTCAGCCAGCTACAAGTGGCTCATGGGCGACTTCGGGATTGGCTTCCTCTACGCCCGGGCCGACGTACTGCCCACACTGCAACGTCCGCTGATGAGCTTCCGCCAGTTCGGCGACATGGAATACCACGCACTCCCCGGCGACAAACCTGGCCCCTATCCCGCCACGTTCGACCAACTGCAGAATGCAGCAGGCTACTTCGAAACCGGAACCTACGCCAATCCCGTCATCGCCGCACTCAGCGCATCCCTGCCATGGATACTGCAACTCGGCGTGCCTAACATCCAGCACCACGCCCACACATTAAATGGCATCCTGCGCGCAGAACTGCCAAAGCTGGGCTACGCCTGTATCACGCCGGAAGACGCGGGGGCCTCCATCATTGCCTTCCATGTGAAGGATGACGAGGCGACCAACAGAAAGCTGAAAGCCAGCAAGGTTGATATCTCGCTCTATCCCGGCCGCATGCGTATAGCCCCCTCCGTCTATAACAACGAAGCAGACATTCACACGCTCCTGAATGCACTGGAATGA
- a CDS encoding alkaline phosphatase family protein: MKTVSFLSLRNLLVLSLLCGLRLPAQQQTPVRNVVLVMTDGMRWQEIFRGADETLLTPENYYNKRDVAPLKQQFLAATAEERRRKLMPFFWEHFGSTGFIFGDQDAGSTASVTNGKNFSYPGYSETLTGHPDPRIDSNDDKPNPNLTVLAWLNHTPKFKGSVAAFGAWHTIANAVNAEKCGCVDNAAYDPLVISPMPPALAVLNAVKRDSPREWDDETFDAPTFYTAAEYVKAKKPHVLYISLGETDEWAHAGNYGEYLLSANRADQYLKQLWDLLQSMPEYRDSTALIFTTDHGRGTVGKAWQTHGEKTPESKDIFIAVSAPGMNGNGVQKNVALVTQSQVAATLARFLGEDWKTAEPAAGAPLPLK; the protein is encoded by the coding sequence ATGAAAACCGTGTCGTTTCTGTCGCTTCGAAACCTGCTTGTTCTTTCTCTTCTTTGTGGACTGCGTTTGCCCGCGCAGCAACAGACGCCCGTACGCAACGTGGTACTGGTCATGACGGATGGCATGCGCTGGCAGGAGATCTTCCGCGGTGCGGATGAGACGCTGCTGACGCCGGAAAACTACTACAACAAACGCGATGTGGCGCCGCTGAAGCAGCAGTTCCTGGCAGCCACGGCTGAGGAGCGTCGCCGCAAGTTGATGCCGTTCTTCTGGGAGCACTTTGGTTCCACCGGCTTCATCTTTGGCGATCAGGATGCGGGCTCCACGGCGTCTGTGACGAATGGCAAGAACTTCTCCTATCCCGGATATTCGGAGACGCTGACGGGGCATCCAGACCCGCGCATTGATTCCAACGACGACAAGCCGAACCCGAACCTGACCGTGCTCGCATGGCTGAATCACACGCCAAAGTTCAAGGGTAGTGTTGCCGCCTTTGGCGCGTGGCACACGATTGCGAATGCGGTGAACGCGGAGAAGTGTGGCTGCGTGGACAATGCCGCGTACGATCCGTTGGTGATTTCGCCCATGCCGCCGGCGTTGGCAGTGCTGAATGCGGTGAAACGCGATTCGCCGCGCGAATGGGATGACGAGACGTTCGATGCACCCACGTTCTACACAGCAGCGGAATATGTGAAGGCGAAGAAGCCGCATGTGCTGTACATCTCGCTGGGGGAAACCGATGAGTGGGCACATGCAGGAAACTATGGCGAGTATCTGCTCTCTGCGAACCGCGCCGACCAGTACCTGAAGCAGCTTTGGGACCTGCTGCAGTCGATGCCGGAGTATCGGGATTCCACTGCTCTGATCTTCACCACCGATCACGGCCGCGGAACCGTGGGCAAAGCCTGGCAGACGCATGGCGAGAAGACGCCGGAATCGAAAGACATCTTCATCGCGGTAAGCGCGCCGGGGATGAACGGCAACGGCGTGCAGAAGAATGTGGCGTTGGTGACGCAGTCGCAGGTGGCGGCTACGCTGGCACGTTTTCTGGGCGAAGACTGGAAGACGGCAGAACCCGCAGCGGGTGCGCCTCTACCGTTGAAGTAG
- a CDS encoding helicase HerA-like domain-containing protein, translating to MPEPLLIAKNDAKELTLLPGMANRHGLVAGATGTGKTVTLEVMAQAFSSIGVPVFAADVKGDLSGIAEPGASSPKFDARVQKLGLGTWTFAGCPVTFWDVFGEEGHPLRTTVSEIGPLLFARILNLNDTQTAVLTLVFKIADDQGLLLLDLKDLKAMLNAVGENAKSYQTEYGNISAASIGAIQRGLVSLEQQGGDKFLGEPALNIDDLLQTVDGKGVVNILAADKLMQSPQLYATFLLWLLSELYEHLPEVGDMDKPKLVFFFDEAHLLFNDLPAQLSQKIEQVVRLIRSKGVGIYFVTQNPADIPPVVLSQLGNRVQHALRAFTPQEQKAVKVAAQTFRVNPALNTEEAISQLGVGEALVSFLDEQGTPTIVERAWVIPPHARIGPVTPTERKALMQTSVVAGVYDKVVDRESAYERLNQRANTSSAANNAAPAGTPSPMPQGIPVPQDVPQQESGGWLSSVTEVLTQRGPTGPRGGRGADSIIETAAKSAARAMASQAGRQIVRGVLGSIMGSMMGGSTKSRGRNSY from the coding sequence TTGCCCGAACCTCTGCTGATTGCCAAAAACGATGCCAAAGAATTGACGCTGCTACCCGGAATGGCCAATCGCCACGGCCTGGTGGCTGGAGCCACGGGAACCGGGAAGACCGTGACGCTGGAAGTTATGGCGCAGGCCTTCAGCAGCATCGGTGTGCCTGTTTTCGCCGCTGACGTGAAGGGTGACCTTAGCGGTATCGCGGAGCCTGGAGCGTCTTCGCCAAAGTTCGACGCGCGCGTCCAGAAGCTGGGATTGGGGACATGGACATTCGCCGGGTGCCCGGTGACTTTCTGGGATGTCTTTGGTGAAGAAGGCCACCCGCTGCGAACCACCGTCAGTGAGATCGGACCGCTGCTCTTTGCACGCATCCTCAACCTGAACGACACGCAGACCGCTGTCCTCACGCTGGTCTTCAAAATTGCCGACGACCAAGGCCTGCTCTTGCTGGACCTGAAAGATCTGAAGGCTATGCTGAACGCTGTCGGTGAGAACGCAAAGAGCTACCAGACGGAATACGGCAACATTTCCGCAGCTTCCATCGGCGCCATTCAACGCGGTCTTGTCTCGTTGGAGCAGCAGGGAGGCGACAAGTTCCTCGGAGAACCTGCGCTCAACATCGATGACTTGTTGCAGACCGTCGATGGTAAAGGTGTGGTGAACATTCTTGCTGCAGACAAGCTGATGCAGTCGCCGCAGCTCTACGCCACATTTCTGCTGTGGCTGCTGAGCGAGTTGTATGAACACCTGCCCGAAGTGGGCGACATGGACAAGCCGAAGCTCGTCTTCTTCTTCGATGAAGCGCACCTGCTGTTTAACGATTTGCCTGCGCAGCTTTCGCAAAAGATTGAGCAAGTGGTGCGACTGATTCGCAGCAAAGGCGTAGGCATTTACTTCGTCACGCAAAACCCCGCGGACATTCCACCGGTAGTACTCTCGCAGCTTGGCAATCGCGTACAGCATGCGTTGCGTGCGTTCACGCCACAGGAGCAGAAGGCAGTGAAGGTAGCGGCGCAGACCTTCCGCGTGAATCCTGCACTGAATACGGAAGAAGCCATCAGCCAGCTTGGCGTGGGCGAAGCATTAGTTAGTTTTCTTGACGAACAGGGAACACCCACCATCGTGGAACGCGCATGGGTGATACCTCCGCACGCACGCATTGGGCCTGTTACGCCTACCGAACGCAAAGCGCTGATGCAGACTTCCGTGGTGGCCGGTGTCTATGACAAGGTGGTCGATCGCGAGAGTGCCTACGAACGATTGAACCAGCGCGCGAATACATCCTCCGCAGCAAACAACGCTGCGCCTGCGGGAACACCTTCACCCATGCCGCAGGGCATCCCCGTTCCTCAGGACGTGCCGCAACAGGAAAGCGGTGGATGGCTCAGCAGCGTCACAGAAGTCCTCACGCAGCGCGGACCAACTGGCCCTCGCGGTGGACGAGGCGCAGATTCAATCATTGAGACCGCTGCAAAATCCGCAGCGCGTGCCATGGCCAGCCAGGCAGGAAGACAGATTGTGCGCGGCGTACTCGGCTCCATCATGGGAAGCATGATGGGCGGCTCGACAAAGTCACGCGGTAGAAACAGCTATTAG
- a CDS encoding radical SAM protein, producing MAKASKLAEKALTLAAQGAWVVFDKLNNISPNPSFTPKWSDKPLLKSYQKEKPPLGWPRTTDSLCPRCVPEIRQQIVDGKLPHEILLNEKVGEIKAQIIERDGQILMVKDCPIHGHFEDVMSIDPPMMKHLEDVFPGRDIRAHNDEKLHNHGTSTVTHGRGSVLTIDLTNRCNMMCDPCFMDANQVGFVHELTWDEIKTMLDNAIQIKPKRQMSVQFSGGEPTLSPYFLDAVAYARKVGYNSVQAATNGIEFAKSKEFAKAAAEAGLRYAYLQFDGIGNAANSHRKVGNSFDVKLQAIHNLHEAGVDIVPVTCIINGINNEQVGRIIQFALDNPKKINFLSFQPVSFTGRDEAVSDERRHAQRYTLSHLAHDIRNQTGLGESTRDWFPISFMSTFSDWADLVHGPEHEWGQLSCGCHPNCGIGMALMIDKETKEAVPVTAFLNAVQLAKDVARVNDAARGKFLSIVGVSLALLRNYDPTKSPTHFRIMDLLQKFDKCFGATGRNYGKVTGDRTMADIEKRRADRWNFLFIAGMWFQDLFNYDFRRTEQCIIPYATQEGEISFCAYNTGIGWRNIIEKMHMTSTLTKWYEEHGRHEIFAGGKKVAIEKQEKYDLVLNEAHVNSAANDTFDKSGIAKNAREEKIRARDAKLKQDAENARMAKLYRKEILKEQEQPGFVALGEIGGLGGIKPAAPAAEVVAEIKNDELVAGD from the coding sequence ATGGCCAAGGCATCGAAGCTCGCAGAAAAAGCCCTTACGCTCGCAGCGCAAGGCGCATGGGTAGTGTTTGACAAGCTGAACAACATCAGCCCGAACCCGTCGTTCACGCCGAAGTGGAGCGACAAGCCTCTGCTCAAGAGCTACCAGAAGGAAAAGCCGCCCCTTGGCTGGCCCCGTACCACCGATTCGCTCTGCCCCCGCTGCGTGCCGGAAATCCGTCAGCAGATCGTTGATGGCAAGCTGCCCCACGAAATCCTGCTGAACGAGAAGGTCGGCGAAATCAAGGCTCAGATCATTGAGCGCGATGGCCAGATCCTGATGGTGAAGGATTGTCCGATTCACGGCCACTTCGAGGACGTTATGTCCATCGATCCGCCGATGATGAAGCACCTGGAAGACGTCTTCCCGGGCCGCGACATCCGCGCGCACAACGATGAGAAGCTGCACAACCACGGCACCAGCACCGTGACCCACGGTCGTGGTTCGGTTCTGACCATCGATCTGACCAACCGTTGCAACATGATGTGCGATCCCTGCTTCATGGACGCAAACCAAGTGGGCTTCGTTCACGAACTGACGTGGGACGAGATCAAGACCATGCTGGACAACGCGATCCAGATCAAGCCGAAGCGCCAGATGTCGGTACAGTTCTCAGGCGGCGAGCCGACCCTGAGCCCGTACTTCCTGGACGCTGTAGCTTATGCCCGTAAGGTTGGTTACAACTCGGTTCAGGCTGCTACCAACGGTATTGAGTTTGCGAAGTCGAAGGAATTTGCGAAGGCCGCGGCAGAAGCCGGTCTGCGCTACGCATACCTCCAGTTCGACGGCATCGGCAACGCTGCCAACAGCCACCGTAAGGTTGGCAACAGCTTTGACGTTAAGCTGCAGGCGATCCACAACCTGCATGAGGCCGGTGTGGACATCGTTCCCGTCACCTGCATCATCAACGGCATCAACAACGAGCAGGTTGGCCGTATCATCCAGTTCGCTCTGGACAACCCGAAGAAGATCAACTTCCTCTCGTTCCAGCCGGTTTCGTTCACGGGCCGCGACGAAGCAGTTTCCGACGAGCGCCGCCACGCACAGCGTTACACGCTGAGCCACCTGGCACACGACATCCGCAACCAGACGGGCCTCGGCGAGTCCACCCGCGACTGGTTCCCCATCTCGTTCATGTCCACCTTCTCTGACTGGGCCGATCTGGTTCACGGGCCGGAGCATGAGTGGGGCCAGCTCTCCTGCGGTTGCCACCCGAACTGCGGTATCGGCATGGCGCTGATGATCGATAAGGAAACGAAGGAAGCCGTTCCGGTGACCGCGTTCCTGAATGCAGTTCAGCTGGCGAAGGACGTTGCTCGTGTAAACGATGCAGCTCGTGGCAAGTTCCTCTCCATCGTGGGTGTGTCGCTTGCCCTGCTGCGCAACTACGACCCGACGAAGTCGCCCACGCACTTCCGCATCATGGATCTGCTGCAGAAGTTCGATAAGTGCTTCGGCGCTACCGGCCGCAACTACGGCAAGGTGACCGGCGACCGTACCATGGCCGACATTGAGAAGCGCCGCGCTGACCGCTGGAACTTCCTCTTCATCGCCGGCATGTGGTTCCAGGATCTGTTCAACTACGACTTCCGCCGCACCGAGCAGTGCATCATCCCGTACGCAACGCAGGAAGGCGAAATCAGCTTCTGCGCATACAACACGGGTATCGGCTGGCGCAACATCATCGAGAAGATGCACATGACGTCGACCCTCACCAAGTGGTACGAGGAGCACGGCCGTCACGAAATCTTCGCCGGTGGTAAGAAGGTTGCGATCGAGAAGCAGGAGAAGTATGACCTGGTTCTGAACGAGGCTCACGTGAACTCCGCTGCGAACGATACCTTCGATAAGAGCGGTATCGCTAAGAACGCTCGCGAAGAGAAGATTCGTGCACGTGATGCGAAGCTGAAGCAGGATGCAGAGAACGCCCGTATGGCGAAGCTCTACCGCAAGGAAATCCTGAAGGAACAGGAACAGCCTGGCTTCGTCGCTCTCGGCGAAATCGGTGGTCTGGGTGGCATCAAGCCCGCAGCTCCGGCAGCAGAAGTTGTTGCTGAGATCAAGAACGACGAGCTTGTCGCAGGCGACTAA
- the lepB gene encoding signal peptidase I encodes MEETVVAQEEKQETLPESLAGLAYVLVIGLFIMTFLFQNFAIPSGSMEKTLLIGDHVLVDRVTLAPGTKWMPLEWHRQVQRGDIIVFVKPHAETPDLILVKRAIGLPGDRIHLEHGIVYRNGQRLDEPQISVPDNSGIPSHNYDTARDDFPRDINGIASAAAMNNAEHWAVDIRNHVQNGELVVPEGTVFAMGDNRLESLDSRYWGFVPQENLIGRPMFVYWSFITPDDMQIKAQYPSTAGWFLHVITHFFSDTRWSRTFHRIQ; translated from the coding sequence ATGGAAGAGACTGTAGTCGCCCAAGAAGAAAAGCAAGAGACCCTGCCTGAATCGCTTGCCGGACTGGCCTACGTGCTGGTTATCGGTCTCTTCATCATGACGTTTCTCTTCCAGAACTTCGCGATTCCCTCGGGATCCATGGAAAAGACGCTGCTGATTGGCGATCATGTCCTAGTGGACCGCGTGACGCTGGCACCCGGCACCAAGTGGATGCCGCTGGAGTGGCACCGACAGGTGCAGCGTGGCGACATTATTGTTTTCGTCAAACCCCACGCGGAGACTCCTGACCTCATCCTCGTGAAGCGCGCCATCGGTTTGCCCGGCGACCGCATTCATCTGGAGCACGGCATTGTGTACCGCAATGGTCAGCGCCTGGATGAGCCGCAGATTTCTGTCCCTGATAACTCCGGCATCCCCAGCCACAACTACGACACGGCGCGCGACGACTTCCCCCGCGATATCAACGGTATCGCCTCTGCCGCTGCGATGAATAACGCCGAGCACTGGGCGGTGGATATCCGGAACCATGTGCAGAACGGTGAACTCGTTGTGCCCGAAGGCACGGTCTTCGCGATGGGCGACAACCGCCTGGAGAGTCTCGACAGCCGCTACTGGGGCTTTGTGCCGCAGGAAAACCTGATTGGCCGTCCCATGTTCGTCTACTGGTCGTTCATTACGCCGGACGACATGCAGATAAAGGCCCAGTACCCCAGCACTGCTGGATGGTTCTTGCACGTGATTACGCATTTCTTCAGCGACACTCGCTGGAGCCGTACCTTCCACCGGATTCAGTAG